A genomic stretch from Anaerosporomusa subterranea includes:
- a CDS encoding PstS family phosphate ABC transporter substrate-binding protein, translated as MNLKKYWKKTTVLALIGSPIIVSIGLIGSLVSLQIIATVNITGEHSSLLNFLLLVFPPLILLAVVWFFYAKRTSLPDSAFQVFLPIIVVFSYYMLVWILVFGLSDYHFNGWLFSSVYGIATMPYLAMNFLFAFGGDYNPFPLLQVAITLITVIAILISCVVNKKHIKFEKNVFAYVVLFVLLSSIAAFQYFDRTSKVLTGDHKIERVSDEVNLNDYRPFREKNKLVKLTDVPTVSIGDSYPKLDGATAAYPVYGAMAQALYKGLDSKTIGNYVQCSKTNEAYERLINSEIDVFFGAQPSKQQLEMAKSKGVEFVLTPIAREAFVFFVNKDNPVSSLTIEQIQNIYQKKITNWNELGGKNEKIMPFQRPENSGSQTIMLAKVMSGNELPPPLWEEYAAGMGGVISKVATYRNYSSAIGYSFRFFATGMKSNENIKLLAINGTAPTIENIQNDSYLFTIDVYAVTTQFSTGNTKKLIDWILSDQGQNFIAECGYVRQK; from the coding sequence TTGAATCTAAAAAAATATTGGAAAAAAACGACCGTATTGGCGTTGATAGGGTCACCAATAATTGTCAGCATTGGCTTGATTGGCTCACTTGTTTCTCTTCAGATAATTGCCACTGTCAATATTACTGGCGAGCATAGCAGTTTGCTTAATTTTCTTCTACTTGTTTTCCCTCCGCTTATTTTGCTTGCCGTTGTATGGTTTTTCTATGCAAAGCGAACTTCTCTACCAGATAGTGCTTTCCAGGTGTTCTTACCAATTATAGTCGTTTTCAGTTACTATATGTTAGTATGGATACTTGTGTTTGGTCTATCAGATTACCATTTTAACGGCTGGTTATTTTCATCTGTATATGGAATAGCCACCATGCCATATTTAGCCATGAATTTCTTATTTGCTTTTGGAGGAGATTATAATCCATTTCCACTTTTGCAAGTTGCAATTACACTAATAACTGTCATTGCGATTCTGATTTCATGTGTTGTCAATAAAAAGCATATTAAGTTTGAAAAAAATGTTTTTGCGTATGTTGTGTTATTTGTGCTTCTTTCATCGATTGCTGCATTTCAATATTTTGACCGTACATCTAAAGTTCTAACTGGTGATCATAAAATTGAGCGGGTTTCGGATGAAGTAAACCTGAATGATTATCGTCCATTTCGCGAAAAGAATAAACTGGTTAAATTGACTGACGTGCCAACGGTTTCAATTGGGGATAGCTATCCTAAACTTGATGGAGCAACTGCTGCTTATCCTGTTTATGGAGCTATGGCGCAGGCGTTATATAAAGGGCTTGATAGTAAGACAATAGGGAACTATGTCCAATGCTCGAAAACCAATGAGGCGTATGAGCGATTAATAAATAGCGAAATTGATGTTTTTTTCGGCGCTCAGCCTTCAAAACAACAACTGGAGATGGCAAAATCAAAAGGAGTGGAGTTTGTATTAACTCCTATTGCCAGGGAGGCATTCGTTTTCTTCGTAAACAAAGATAATCCTGTCAGTTCGTTAACCATAGAGCAGATTCAAAATATATACCAAAAGAAGATTACGAACTGGAATGAACTCGGTGGAAAAAATGAAAAAATCATGCCGTTTCAGCGCCCAGAAAATTCCGGAAGTCAAACCATAATGTTAGCAAAAGTAATGAGTGGAAATGAGCTGCCACCGCCGCTATGGGAAGAGTATGCTGCTGGAATGGGCGGTGTTATCAGCAAGGTGGCAACTTATCGAAATTACTCATCAGCGATTGGCTACTCTTTTCGTTTCTTTGCAACAGGAATGAAATCAAATGAAAATATTAAATTGCTGGCGATTAACGGAACAGCCCCGACTATTGAAAATATCCAGAATGATAGTTACTTATTTACAATTGATGTTTATGCCGTAACTACTCAGTTTTCAACTGGCAACACAAAGAAACTCATTGACTGGATTTTATCAGACCAAGGGCAGAATTTTATTGCGGAATGTGGGTACGTCAGGCAAAAGTAA